In Rosa rugosa chromosome 4, drRosRugo1.1, whole genome shotgun sequence, the genomic stretch ATGTTGACAGTATTTAGTCTTTTACTGATATTATGTCACAACTGAGATATCTTCACATGTTACCAACATAACAGAAATGACCAAGTTTTTctaataaaaggaaaaaaaaattataaaaaaagtCCCATATCATTACCTCTGTTTTGTTGTTCTCCAATTGCAGCACGAGATCAAAAGCAAGCAAGGAGATCAATACGTCAATTATAAGTTTCAGATTTAAGAGAAATGGGAAGGTCTCAGATTTGGTTTGAATATAGGTTGAAATTTTCATTGAAGGATGaaaataacccttaaaaaaGGGCATGTGAGGcgtcatgtgactttttttatcgGAAAAATTCACCGGCGGACTAAAGTGATAATCGGAGTTAacattgagtgactaaagtgaaattTTATAAAcatcagtgaccaaagtgtcaatcaagcgaaagttgagtgactaaactATATTTTTTCCTATTTTATATGTATGAGTCTTTGAGGTTGAAAATTGAAGACCCCTTTCCTCGATATCATTGTTTATGACTCATTCTCACCTTATTCTATAAAGATTGTCTCATGTTTTTAAcaaaaatttcaacaaaatAGCCTAACGAGAGAACTAATTGAAGTAACTGTAAATTTATTTAGGTTATCATTTAAATTACAAAGACTAAATATGGTGATTTTCTAGaatgcatttttctttttccatataTGACATTTCGTGGAGTATACACCAATCTCAAACTGAATGACCCATGACCCATCCAACATACTCCAACAGCTAATTATTTGACGATAGAAAAGGAGCACAATTATCGATGAGTTCTGTTATGCTTATTTCGTGTTAAAAAATAATTCACAAAGATTAAAATTGGttcttcattccaagtaagtgtTGATGCGGAATATAGTTACCATAAGGTGTTCACGCATTAAATAGTGAATTGTATTCAGTATTTCTCATTCTGAAATAGCTAATTAGAGAGTCCAATGATAGGCGGGCATAGTATTTATTGCACGTATAATTAAATACCATTATCACATTTAGATCTTACACAATTTTATTTGCAACAATACTAATTATACTCTCTTCTAAAGCGCTAGCGCTGGATGAATAGTAATAAGCCTAAGAGGTTGGATGATTTTGCGTCTTATCTCAGTTCTCTTTCATTGTTTTGCCACTGActcattttttattgtttttgcaCTGATGGGAAGAGTGATAGAGATAGAGGTTTTTCAGATTTTCTGCGAGATAACTGAGCGTTTGGTAGAATCTTGAACTTCCTAGATTCTTGTGTGATCGACACTTGATCAAAAGTAATCACTGATTAATAATAGAGTAATTAAAATGAATAAAGATATAACACATAAGTACCACACAATTACTTAATATACCTCGTCGCAAGTGCAAGCCTAATTGACGATTAAGAAACCGCAAGAATCGAATAAACGCCCCATCCAAATCCACATCAAATCTAAAAAGAATTTACCCCAAAAAATAAACTATCAAACGGAAGAAAAATACCACAAAAGAAACTTTCCTGGCGTATCCGTCAGTGCAAGTCTTTTTCAGTAGAAAATACTGCAAATCCAACTAACAGCTGTAGGCAGGTGAAATAAAGGTAAACCAACAAACGATTCCATTTTGACTCTGCAGCGAATAAATTCCCCTCCAATGTGAAAACCTTCCtataattcttttcttttcccaaaataaaggaaaaaaatttaTTTCTAATATTCATGATGCTTCCATACACTTGCCAACCTTAACGGGCCAGCCCAGGCCCACTCCGCACCTCATTGTTTACGAAAAGGAAACGAATATCCGAATAATAACGGAAACCACCACTCCTACTTTTCCTTTGCGTGTGGGTCTTTCGCTGACGTCACCCATCCAAATCCCTTCTATAAATAATCGCCAAAATCACTCCCTGAGGTTTGAAGCCTGAAGCCCCCaactctcttcttcctctcttcaaaGTTTAAATCCCTTCTCCAATTCTAATTCTAGATCCTTTTTCAACTTTAAAACACACTACACCATGGTAGCTGGTAACCAAAACAAAACCGCCACCGAAACCCTAAAATTCCTCTGCAGCTACGGCGGCAAGATCCTCCTCCGCCACACCGACGGCCAGCTCCGCTACGTCGGCGGCCACACCCGCGTCCTCTCCGTCGATCCCTCCATTTCCTTCTCAGGTTTGTTCAATTCCACTCCACTCGTTAGTTTTGACTGGAAATTTGACTCAATTTTGGAATTTCATTACTGATTTTGTGTTTTATGTTACAGAATTAATGGTGAAGCTCGCTGAGTTCTGCGGCCACTCCGTCACTCTCAGGTGTCAATTGCCGGACGGCGACTTGGAGACGTTGATTTCGATCAAGTCCGACGAGGATTTGGCGAATCTAATAGAAGAGTACGACCGTGTTTTTCCTTCGTCTCGTTCCTATAAGATCAGAGCGATTCTGTCTCCTCCGAAATCGCTGAAGCAAGTCTCGCCTGCTCAGTCCACAACATCGACCAGCGGCGACTGTTCGCCGTCGAAATCGCTCTACTCCGACTTCGATTCGCCGCCGAAGCGGTACTATTCCCCGACGGCGGTCGGGTTTCAGAGAGGGCCGGGCAAAGTGTGCTACTATCCTTGCCATGTCCAGCGAACTCCCTGCGAGATTCCGTATCAGCATCACCGTTATCACCAGCACCCCCATCAATTTCACGCTCCTCACTGCAATTGACCGGCGGCGATTCGGCGACCGGAACCCTAGCGTTGTTTGAGGAGAGGCTCTTTTTCACATTATAGATGATGatgacgaaaaaaaaaagaaaattaatccGGAATTtaaggaaaacaaaaatatgGGAATTTCGTGTTTGTTGTGAATTCGAGAGAGGATTTTACttctatttttcttccattttttgGTTCATATTTTCGAGGTGTGGTATAATGACAAAAATATACGGGCGGCGCTTTATTAAGTTGCGCCGGGAATTGTGGTACATAACTTTTGTCAGTTTGGTCTCCGGTTACGGCCGTTAAGTCATTGCTGTCCAGAACGTTCTCTCCATGCTTGCCACGTGCCGTCGTAATTGGTGTGTCACTGCTCACTAGCGGACAAAATTTTGCAACTACAAGTCGTTTCTCGTTTGACGCGTTACCGTTTCGGTTACGCCCGTTTTAATTAGCTGTTTTGTTTATcgtattattatttattagtcTTTAATTATTTGTGTTAATGATTTTTGTGTTTTGCAGGTGGCCTGTTTGCTGGGGGAATATTCTGGAGCGCTTGTGCTTTGAACTTGAAATGCCAGCTTGGTCTGAAAATTTGAGAATACTTAATGGGATTGGAATAATATGGCTTTAAAATAAAGTCATCAAATAATTATGAAAAATAAGTGACACGAACTTTCTAAGTGGACCAAGTCGGAAAACAGTTTTGGTTAAGCTGCCTAATTGCATATTGCAAAATCATCAAATAAGAAATAGAATTTGTCACGTGTCATGATTTTATTGGACGACCAGAGCAATTCAATAATCTGAGTGCTTGACCTTATTTGTTCTCTCGGGTCGCTATAACTATAAGGCTAGTTGTAAGATATATGACCAAGAGGGTATGTGGGAACGAATATATATGGTTGCCCCAGTTGGTGGCTAGTTGATCCTATCATCCTAATAAGAAGGAATGACTTTTGAAAAAGACAAAGTACTGGTCCAGAGGATGCTTCTAAGACAAGTTCACAGACTTTAGTCGACATTTTGCCAAGGTATTAAGCAACCTTAGGTGTGCCTCAAGAGCCTAGCTTTCTTCATGCATGACCCCCCCCAGAAAAATTGAAGTATTTGAGTATTTCTATGAATACCTGATATATAATAGTTTTGGAAGTTGAAATAGAATATTTTACTTCTTGTTGGTGACTTGGTCTTTCACAATAATATAATTTCAAGTGTTTTTCTCATGATCAATAGAAATATAATTCTAAGTTTATGCAATTGGCTCACTTTATTTTAGTCCCTAAATAAAAAGGTAGTCCTAGAGAGGACTATGTTGGGTCGGAGGAAGACT encodes the following:
- the LOC133743532 gene encoding protein PAL OF QUIRKY-like yields the protein MVAGNQNKTATETLKFLCSYGGKILLRHTDGQLRYVGGHTRVLSVDPSISFSELMVKLAEFCGHSVTLRCQLPDGDLETLISIKSDEDLANLIEEYDRVFPSSRSYKIRAILSPPKSLKQVSPAQSTTSTSGDCSPSKSLYSDFDSPPKRYYSPTAVGFQRGPGKVCYYPCHVQRTPCEIPYQHHRYHQHPHQFHAPHCN